Genomic segment of Natrinema sp. HArc-T2:
ATTGTCGATGAGATCCTCCCACTCGGTCTCGAATGCACTGGTGATCTCGGCCACTTCGTCGTAGTAGTCCACGTACAGTTCGGCTTTCGCAGCCTCGTTTCGCTCGTGTGCAGTCATCGTGAGTTCTGTTTCAATGGTATCGACGAAATCGTCCAGTTGGCTGGTCGTTCGCACAGGATAGCTCCCATAGTCCGACTCTAGAACAGCCCGCAGTTGTGACGCGATCCACGACCACTCGAGCGCAGCAAATGCCTCCGATTCCGGACGCGAACCATCCGGCGTCACAAACAGGTAGTGTCGGCGGGAGTCGGCAACCGCGGCAGGGTCCAGATCGACATTCTGGAATGTCTCTGCGGTGGCGTACTTCCTAGTCTGTCCATCACCTTCTGCGGCGTCGATTTTCAACTCGCAGAGGATGAGCCACTTCTCTTCACACCACACTAGAAGGTCGACCCGACCATCCGGAACTGGGATCTCGGTCGCGACCTGCACAGTCTCGAGATCGAATCGAGAGAACTGGAAGGAGAGGTCGTCGCGACTCTGAAGCCCTCGGAGAAACTGTTCCAAAGCGGCGTGGTTGAGCCGATGTGGTGCCGCTGGATCCAGAAAATACGCGAGGAGCCGTTGCCAGTCACCCTCTTGCCGATTTCGACCTAAGAGTTGGAGCGTCGTCGGCGGAGGTTCGGCCGTTTCTGGAAGGCGATCCAGTTGCTGACGCAGTTCATCAAGGCGACGGGTGAGCTCGTCTATAGCCATATCAGTTCTTCAGAGTGTACGCCTATCAAATCTGTGTCCCGAACGCGCTTGGCAGGTTGAGAACCCCGTGTTGGTACTGGAGAATCCCC
This window contains:
- a CDS encoding PD-(D/E)XK nuclease family protein, with the translated sequence MAIDELTRRLDELRQQLDRLPETAEPPPTTLQLLGRNRQEGDWQRLLAYFLDPAAPHRLNHAALEQFLRGLQSRDDLSFQFSRFDLETVQVATEIPVPDGRVDLLVWCEEKWLILCELKIDAAEGDGQTRKYATAETFQNVDLDPAAVADSRRHYLFVTPDGSRPESEAFAALEWSWIASQLRAVLESDYGSYPVRTTSQLDDFVDTIETELTMTAHERNEAAKAELYVDYYDEVAEITSAFETEWEDLIDN